CATCCTTCGTTGGTGCGATCCTCCAGGCTGAGAGGCTTGGTGTACCTATTGCCAACATTCTTGAGACTCAGGCAGAGTCAGTCCGTGACTACCATAGACAGCAGATCGAGGAAGAGAGTGCTAAGCTTCCTATTAAGATGCTTTTCCCTCTTGTCTTCCTTATCTTTCCCATCATTATCATGGTGCTGCTTGGTCCGGCTATCCTCAAGATCATGAACAGTGGGGCGCTCTAGGCGATGAGCATGATGAGCTTAAGGCGAGCAACGCTTGGCACAAGATCCCTTGTGATCGAGACTGCAGATACGTTTTTAACGCGCTTTAAGGGTCTGATGGGTAGGCGTGAGCTTGCGCCTACACATGCCCTTTTTTTAAAGGGTTGCTCGAGTGTTCATATGTTCTTCATGAAGTTTTCCCTTGACATCGCCTATTTAGACAAGGATTTTCGCTTGCTGTATGTAGAGACGCTCCGACCCTGGCAAATTGGGAGCCTTGTGAAAGGCTGTGCTCATGTGCTTGAGCTAAACGCAGAAGAGCTATCTCCAAGCTGGCGTCCCAGAGAGCTGCTGAGTTTGGGCGATACGGCATTCGATGAGCGCTAAGCCAGATACAAAGGCCATAGACGCAAGTATTGCGAACATTCTGAGGATTGACTGAATATAAGCTGTTTTAAGAAAACAAACAGGTATGATTCTCTTAATCGCTTGGTAGGGTAATTTGATTGGTGCCGCCTATTGCCCTATACTGTGGGATATGCAGTTAATACGAATGGAGCGTTGTTATGGCTAATTCTGCTTTCAGGCTTGTCGATGATGACTTCGATTTCGAAGATCTGGATGAGATCGACGATATCGATCTTAATGGTTTGGCCAATCCGGAGGATGATGGTGCTACCGCTGGTGCTCCAGAGGCGAGTACAGGTGAGGCTGGCTACGGTGGCAACGTCGACTATGCAAACAATACAGGTTATGCAAACAATACAGGTTATGCAAACAATACAGGTTATGTAGACGCAGGCTATGCTGGCGACGCTGGCATGGGGGGCGAGGGCGATGCGAACGTCCCCATGCCCACCATGAGTGACAACATGGAGGGCACCCATAGCTTCTTTTTGGAGCCTAATCCCGGTTTCGATACGAGCATGTTCGCGGATCCCGCCGCACCGGCTGCTCCGGTACCCGCCCAGGCCGACGAGAATCTTCAGGCCGAGGTCCTTGGGGATGGGACTCTTGAGAACCTTGACGGTGTCCTCGAAAAGAGCCTCTTCAATGGCTATAGTCGCAAGAGCGTAAAGGAGTATGTTGATTCCCTCAACAACAATTCGAAGATGATACGTACCAGCTTTGAGAAGCAAATCAGTGACCTGTCAAAGGAGCGCGCGGATCTTTCGAACGAGTGCAACGTCCTTAGGGCCCAGATCGATGAGATCGAGGGCAAGAAGCGTGAGCTCGAGGATCACATTGCGGCGACCGAGCGCGAGGACAGGGAACAGGACGACCGCATCAATGACCTGATGTCCACAGTGGACGAGTCGAGACGGCAGGCCGAGGAGGCCCTTGCCCGCGTCGAGCAAATGAAGGGCGAACGCGCGGCGCGCGAGAAGGCACTCAGCGAGAACGAGGCAGAGCTCGATAAGCTGCGCAAGGATGTGCAGTCAAAGACCGAGGAGATCAATTCTCTCGACCGTGAGCTTGGCTCGTTCAAGGACAGGGTCAAGTATTATTCAGGTCAGCTCGACTCCTATCGCAACGAGGTGAACGAGTACAAGCAGAAGCTTCTCGACTTCACCCAGAAGCTCTCCGAGCACGAGAAGGTTGTCAGCGACGCGAACGCTCTGCGCTCCCAGGTCGCTGAGCTCCAGGAGAGCGTCAAGGGCTACGAGGAAAGCACGACCGAGCTCAATGCTCGGCTCAAGGAACTCTACCAGAGCAACGAGGCCTACCAGCAGAAGAATGAGGCACTTGAGGGACAGGTGCAGACCCTCTCAAGGAAGAACGATACACTCCAGGGTCGCGTCTCCGATCTGCAGCAGCGCAACTCGAGCCTCAGTAGTCTTGTCAAGAAGCTGTCTGATGATAACTCGCTTGCTTTAAAGCGTATCTCCAGCCTCGAGCAGCGCAACAACGGCTTCGTCTCCCAGATTGACAAGCTTAGGGCCGACAGCGAGGCCACTGTCTCGCGCTTGAGCGAACTTGAGGAGCAAAATGATAGCTATGTAGCCCAGCTCGACAAGCTCAGGAGCGTGCAGCGTGAGTCTGAGGCGATCATAAACAAGCTCAGGTACCAGAACGAGGATTATGTCACGCAGATAGGAACCCTAAAGGACAAGACTGCCGAGTTCGAGTCCCGTGCCTCCGAGCTCCAGGAACGCAATGATGGCTATGCCACCCAGATCAGCAAGCTTCAGGATGCCCGTGATTCATCTGAGGCTCGCATACGTGAGCTCCAGGAGCAGAACAAGGATTTTGCTTCGCAGATCGGGTCCCTCAAGAGCAAGAATGCCACCTCAGAGGCTCGCTTGATCGATCTCCAGGAGCAGAACGAGGCTTCTGCGGCCCGCCTGAGCAGGCTCCAGGAGCAGAACGAGGCTTCTGCGGCTCGCCTGAGCAGGCTCCAGGAGCAGAACGAGGCCTCGACGGCTCGTGTCACAAGGCTCAAGCAGAAGAACGATGACTACGTCTCGCAGATCGGGTCGCTAGAAGACAAGAACGCTGCCTCAGAGGCCCGCGTCTTCGAACTAGAGCAGAAGACCGATGACTATGAGTCTCAGATCGACGAGCTCAAGGATCAGAATGAGGCTTCCAACCTGCAGGTCGCGGAACTACAGCAGACCAACAAGGGCTTGCGAGAGCGTATTGCGGCCGTTATCGAGCAGGTGGGGGATGCAAAGAAGAAGCTTGAGGTGAGCGAGTCCGAGCTTGGCAAGACACTGAGCTACGCCGCCTCGCTCGAGCAGCAATGCAGTGAGCTCATCGAGCATCTCAACAAGATGAAGGAGAAGTGCGACCTTCTGACCTCCAAGAACAAGGCTTTGCTTGATCTTGCGGACAAGTACCGCAGCCAGGTTGAGCAACACAGGAGTGCTCTTCAGCGCATCGAGCAGTACGGTTATGAGGTCAACAAGTTCCAGCACTCCACGAGGGTCCTGTTTGACGCCGTGGGAGTCCAGCTTGATGATGGCACGGATGAGTTTGGATCCACTCCTTACGAAGCCCAAGATGATGCGGACGAGGATTTTGGTGAATTTTAAGAAGGCGGACTAAAGCAGGTACTATAGTTTTAGAACTGCTCGACACGTAGCATAATCGAGGCAAAGAGGGTCGCGTCTTTAGTATGAGGAAGACGCGACCTTCTTTATGAGTTGCAGTTCACTTTGCTCAAGCGGGCATACTTGACGACCCAAGAGAGAGGTGAGAGTATATCTGCTACGCAGAACTATGGAGTGTTACTGAAGTATGGTGAATTTATCTGAATACAAACATAGCATTTAGGCTATACTACTTTCAAAGGCTTTTTGGTGGTTTGGGGAGAGAGGTGGTTCTGATGAGGCGTTTGAGATTTCTCAGGAGTGTAATCGCAGAAGAGGATGGCCAAGAGATCGTTGAGTTCGCGCTCATCGTAACGTTGCTTATCGTGCTCTTGGCAGTGCCAATTGATATATTTCGCTATGTCAATACACGTATGATCCTAAACGATGCCGCAACCGACGCCGTCTCGTCTTTGAACAATGATTCGATTGAGCACAATACCTGTGAGAGTGATGTCCTCAAAAGCGTGCAGAAGTCGTATGGCTCAAGGCTTACAGATGTTAAGGTTGACAAAATTAATGTGCAAAGCATTGAGACAAAAGATCCGTATACCTACCACGTCTTTAATAGCGACAAGCAGAACAAGACCCAGTACTCCGATCAATTCGATCCGAGGGACTCAAACTACTACTATAAAGAGGTCTCATTGACGCTCAGCTGTACTGAGAATGCAATCACGCCGTTTGGGGGCATGTTCTTTGGTGGTAGTATGAGTTGGACGATCAAGAGCGATCCCGTGACCTGCAACGTCTACACAGCGGGATATAAGAAATAGAGCGTTGATGCTATTGGAGTAATTTATCAGAGTCTTAATGGGTATTTGATCTAGATGGATGGGTGTATACAATGATTGAGATACTGAGAAGACGATGGGCTGACACAGCCAAAAGACGCACGTCAGGTCAGGCCTTGGTGGAATTTGTGCTCGTGTTTCCGCTCTTTATTACGATTCTATTTGCGATCATTGACTTTGGGTGGATGGCGTATCAAAAGGCTGCCTTCGATTACAGTCGTATACACACAAGTTGGGATTACGCAGGCCTCGATGTAGGCAACCCATCGTCAACTACCTTTAACTGGAGCTATGAGAAGACTGGTCCGACTGAGTCTTCTAACACATACGACGATACCAGGGTGCAAACTGCCGTAATGGAGTCTATAAAGAAGGCGCCCTCTATAGGCTTTGACACGCATGAGTTGACGGTTACGAATGCTAAAGTGACGATATCAAATGTCCCAAGCGAGTCTACTGTTCCAGACAGGAAGGGTGGCGCCACGAAGGCAACAAGGGTTACGCGCCAGGCAAGACTCGAGGCTACAGTCAAATACAACGTCAAGCCCATCATCGGCCTGCTCATTCAGCCGGTGGAAGTGACTGAAAATATCGATGTAACGCATGTGGTGGGCGACCAGACAAGGACGTACTGATGTCTACTCCAAGGGGGGGTGATGGCATGTTCAAGCAAGTCCACGTATTGCGCTCGACTGCGATAGGGGCCGATGGTGCGCCTGAAGATGGTGAGAGTGGCAACATACTCGTTATGTTCGCGTGTTCCCTCATCGTCTTGATCTTCTTCATTGGCTTGACCGTTGATGTGAGCATGATTCTGTGGCAAAAGGGTCAACTGGTCAATGATGCCCAGCTGATCAAGAACAATAGGTTTGTGTATCAGGATTCGGTGCGATATGCAGACAACCCAGGAGAGGAGTTTGAAAAGAGGGCACTTAAGACTCTTCAGCTCAATGGGTATGAGGGTGATGGCAAAATTTACTTCTATGAGTATTCTCAAAAAAAGGAGGAACGCAAGGTCAAAGTTCGTGTCGAGTTAAATAAGAAGGCTAATACGTACTTCTTCCAAGTCTTTGGAGTTAAGTCCATACCCATCTCTACCTCAATTGACTTTGAGGATACCTATGGTGATTATAGGGAGAAACCATCAGATCCGACAAAGCCTGAGAACAGGGTATGGCATCCAAAAAAATCCGCGTCCGAATATAACGGTACGTATGAATTTAATTCTACATCTGCATCTACCGGGCGCACCTCAGAGCACCTGCCAAGTGACTTTTGATAGACAGGAACTAGCTTTACTATGGTCAACATCGATATCAACATACCTGTGGATAGGCGAACGGCCATCGCTGCGGGCGCTGGACTCGTCGCGGTGGTAGGCGGTCTTGCCTACTGCGCTCTTCGACCGAGCATAAAGGTCGTCTGTGCGGAGTCCATAGCTCCCGCGATGCGGGCTGTGGGTGACAAGTGTCCTTTTGCGCTCTCGATAATTCCGGTGGCGGACGGCGACTGCACTGCGGATAAGGTCTCTTCCCTTGCCTCGTCCCGGGGCGCCGACGTTATCATCTGGAAGAACAACGCCCCCTTCGAAGACTTGGATGGTTCAAGTCTGGGAAACTTGCAGTCGATTGCGACTGATATCTCGGCCGGGTTGAGCTATGCCGTGAACACACAAGCAGAGGTAAAGTCACTGGCGATTTGCGCAGATGCGCCTGTGGCCGTCTTCAACGACGAACTGGTCAAGGTGATGGACGGTGAGTTGCTCGGCGAACTTATGCAGTTTGTTCTGATGTGTCGCGATTTGCGTGATAGATATCCCGCTGGTGTATTTGGGATAGAGGACAGCGAGGCCGACTCATGGGGACTTGCGGCCTGTATTGACTATTTTGCGGCAGCTGTGCCTGATATTGACTTGACAACCATACAGGTTACGGATGGTGCAGCTGGGGACGGTGATGAGCAAGGTGCAGGTCCGTTCAGCGAGTTTCCTCTGAGGCATTATTTCATACAGCCGGAGGATAAGGCCGCTCAGAGTCCTGCTGCACTTGAGTCAGGTTTTAAGGAGGGCGCATATCCTGTTGCCCTGATGCGCTTCTCATCCTACGCCTCGCTCAAGACTTCCGGTATCTCCTGTGATGCGGTGCGGTTGTGGGGAACGTACGATATAACACGACCCGTTTTGTATCCTGCCTACAGTGTTTCTGTCCCGAGTGCTGTCTCTGACGCTGCGGCTAACTTCATTAAATGGCTCTTAGGAGCGAAGGGTCAAGGTGCGCTCTGTGGAAGCGTGAGTTATGTTCCGGGGGGGCGAAGTTCAGAGGGTATTAGTCTGGCAAATGACCTGTTTGGTTCTGTGTTGAGTACGGGCGAGGAACAATCAGCTGAGGCGGATGACTCAGATCAATCATCTCTGATTTACGCCTCTCCCTCGTGGATGTCCAAGATTAGTGCGACCTCACGTGAACGATATATGGAAGCTGCAAGAAAGGCTATTACTAGCTGATGAGGATGCGTAGGTCAAAGGGTGGAAGTTGGAAGGTATTGAAGTGAACGAGAGAGGTGGTACAATGCTGCATTCCGTGATGAGTGCGAGTGCTCGAGGGAGAAGGAGGGTCCTGCGACTATGTGTCGTAGTGCTTGCCCTCGTCTGCGCGACTATGGTGAGCGCTCTTGTGGCGCCTACAAAGGCGGAGGCAAAGCGCCTGAATGTGAAGCTCGAAATTACTAACCTTGATGAGCACCCAGAGATAAAGGATACGACGTTTCATTATGTGTGCTCTTTTTTCCGTTGGAATGACTGGGTCACTTCTGGCTGGCGTCTGTCTGATTCGACCGGCAATTGGACATGGTCGAATTATAAGCAGGATAATAATCCGGATAAGGAATGGGTGGCTGGTCCAAATGATCGACCTGATGGCTACTGGCATAACCTTGATCTAAAGCCCGGGCAAACCCAGAGCGTAGATGCTAGAGATGCGAGTTGCTTTTATTTTTATCCCGTAATCAGTCCCTTTTCCCCAAGGACTGATCCGGCTTTATCTCTTGTAGATCTTCAACCCGCAGGCAATACGTGGTGGATTTCCTATAATGATAGAGGCTATGGTCCGAGGTCAATTGTTCCATTTAATTTTGGAGGTTTTCCATCCGACAATGATGGAACTATCATACTCAGAATGCGTTATACGCCGGGGTTGCCCAAACCACCGGCTCCCAAGTTTAATTTGGCTTTGAAGAATCAAAAACAAATAGATTGGCTCGGGGACAACAAACCGAATAGTGATACAACCTACAAAGGTATCAATGATTACCGTCTCTATCTCACAAGTAAAACGGTTGATAATACCGATTATGGTACTGAGAAGAAAAAGAATATCATATTTGCAATTGATATCTCTCAATCTATGCGATACGAGTTTAATGGTGTGGACAAGGGCCAAGATACAAGATGGCAGTCGGTGAAGTCTGCTGTCGACAGATTAATTAATGGTCTTGGTGATGATGCGAACAATAGGTTCTCAATAGTCACGTTTTCGAGTGATGACTGGTATTCTGCAAGGTTTCACGGCGAGGGAACCTATATTCGTAAGTATGGTAATACTAGTTTAATGACTGCAGCTCAGGCGAGAAGTGTGGCAGCCGGTTTAACGCATGCTCAATCTGGTGGTACAGATTATTCTTCCGCTTTTAGAAGGATCGATGAATGTTGCCAAAATCCAAATGATGGATGGGAGAACATAGTCCTCTTTATTACCGATGGTGAGCCTACATCTGTGCCAAAAGATGAGTTGAGGAATCTCATGGGCGCCACCGCACAGGCAGTTATTGCGACTGCTTATACGCGGGAGGCGGCAAAGGAACATTTAGGTCAGGTAAAGAGCTTCTTCTCTATCTTTGTCGGTACGAACCAGGGCACTGCCGCAGTGCTTAGTATGATTACGCAGGCTACAAATATTGCGCAAAATGAGAAGGGGTCTGTTCAGGCATCGAATGACAAAGAGATGCAGGATCTCATTAATCTTTTGACACGAAGAATTAAGAAACCGGATATTGGTGTTGCGATAAAGGATCAGCTTTCTCAATATGTTGATTTCTATCCAGGTTCTCAAAAGGTAGTTGCTACGGAGAAGGGTGGTAGTCCGAGGACGCTTAGTTTGTCGGAGTATAGCTTTGAGTATGACGGTGTTACGAAGACCGTTACAGCGAAGATCAACAAGCCCGCAACAAAGGACACAACCTACGTTCTTTCGTTTGATGTTCATTCCAACCAAACTGCTCTTGATGAATGGCGTAGTAATCCGGGGTACCCTGATACGGGAGATTTAGAGACCGACTATGCAGATAATAAATCAAGTTCTGGCAAGGAAGGCTTCTTTAGTAATGCAAAGGCGGTAGGCCAGATTACTTTTGATCTTGGTGCGGGTGAACAGTCGGTAGATTATCCCTTCCCCAAACCAGTAGTACAGGTATTCGATAACAACAATAAGGGTGGTATAATTAAGGGTCATGTCACGCTCTTTAACCAGCAACTTGATGCCGGTAAGTTTACTTTTGGCCTTTATGACTGTGATGACTCGGCTGATCACAATATTAAAGAAAGGCATAAGTTTATAGATGCCGGTGGCCTACCTGTAGATGTGAAGAACCAGTCTACCGATAAAGATAATGGATGGTTCAGCTTCCCAACGATTAATTATAAAGAGGAGGGTACGTATTGGTATAAGATCAAACAGGAATCGATTCCGGGCGATCTTGATGGCGACCAAATAAGTGCCTCTACTAAAATAAAGTATGATACCCATGAGGCTCTCGTTAAAGTTATGGTAACTAAGGAGGATGGGAGTTTCGTAGCTCGGGTTGAGTATGATCCCAAGGATTATCCGGACGATGCTTCAGAGGAAGATAAGGCTGCTTACTTCTATAACACCTACGGAGTCCAAGGTACATATCAGTAATGTGTTGTATATAAGCTTGTAGTACCATAAAGGTCTCTCGTTCAGTTTGGGCGAGGGGCCTTTTTTGGAAGCTTTGTAATTGAGGCTGTATCCACCATGTGGGGGTGTTTGTGTGTATGCTGCTGGTAGCTCGAAAGATGCATGACCTGGCTGTGAGGTCGCGTAGCAAGGGGGATGACATCCGTCACCCTCGTATCGGTCGGTCGAGTCTTGTGGTGACACTCTGTCCCCTCATTTTGGTGTGTGCTTTGGGACTGTGCTTGATGCCCCGCCCGGCCCATGCAGACACCCTCTCGGATCTACAGGCGAGGGTCGAGGCCAGCACGCGTGCCCTCAACGAGGCCACAGTGAAACTCGAGCAGGCACAGCGTGAGGTGGACGAGGGCCAGCATAAACTCGACGAGCTCAATGCCCGCCTCCAAGACTCGAGGGCTCGCTTCTCTAAGAGCATGAGTGTTAGTTACAAGCTGCAGCAGGACTCTATGGGCCTGCTTGACCTTTTGGTCTCGTCGGATAGCCTTGAGGATGTCATCGAGTATGTGCAGTACTCCAATGCGATCTCGTACAGGAGCGAGCGAGAGATATCGGAGTTGCTGGAGGCGTCCAAGGAGCTTGCGGCCGCACAGAGCGATCTCGAGGCGAGGCGAGATGACGCCACGAAGGCGCGGCAGGACGCGGAGAACGCCCTCAACGAGGCGGAGGCCGCTCGAACGGCCGAGCAAAACGCCTACATGGCTAAGCAGGCGGCCTTGGCCGAGCAGGAGAAGGCCGCGCTCGAGGAGGCTGCGCGAGCCGGTACTGACGCCACGTTCCAGACCGAGAACGGAAACGACTCCCTCGTGAGGACTCCCACGTCCGGTGCTGTCCCAGCTATCTTTGGCGTGAACTGGAACATGGGCAGGGAGGAGTTTATATCTCACTGGGCCGCGCGCATCGATGCCTTTCTGAGCGGCTTCCCACTTGCGGGCCATGGTCGTACCTTTGCGGAGGCTGCCTATGACCATGGCGTCGATCCTCGGCTCTCGCCAGCGATATCCAATGTAGAGAGTACCCGGGGCACGTATTGCTTTCTTCCCTATAACGCCTGGGGGTGGGGACACATGAGCTGGCCTGATTGGGATACGGCGATCCGCGCGCACATTGCGGGCCTTGCGGCTGGCTACGCACCCTATCTGACGGTTGCGACTGCAAATAAGTACTGTCCGCCCAACGCGGCCTACTGGTATGCGACCGTACTCTGGGGCATAGAGCACATCTAGCCCTGGATTCCCGTCTTCCTATTACGTGGCCTAGCCTCTGGCACGGCATCTTGCGATGATCGGTTGCGTCTGGGGCCGGAAGCCCCGCGTGTTGTTGTCTCGCCCATCGTCATAGCCTATGATTATGGCGATGGGCGAGGGGGATGGGGGGCGGTATGGCCCTGATAAGGCAGACCGACAGGCGCACGGGCGTCGTCTACGTGTACGAGGCCGAGGCGAGGTGGGACCCAAAGAGGAAGCAGTCGCGCTACGGCAGACGCAGGCTGGTGGGCCACGTGGACCCAAAGACCGGGGAGGTTGTGCCCAACAGGCCGGCACGCGCGCCCGCGTCGTCCCCCGGGTCGCGCCGCGAGCTCCTCGGAGCGTGCGCGCTGCTCGACGCCGTGGCCGATGAGTCGGGGGTCACTGCGGCGCTCAGGCGCGCGCTGCCCCGCAGCTGGAGGCGGGCGCTCACGGTGGCCTACTACATGGTCTGCGAGGGGCCCCGCCCCGCTCTCGAGGCTGTCCAGGTTCTGCGCCGCGCACGTGACGCCCGACGGCGCGCCGATCGTCCCCCCGGCGACCCTCGGAGCTGTTCGCGTCGACCGGCGGGCGGGAGCGCGACGCGTTCTGCTCGGCCCTCGCCGAGCGGCACGGGCGGGGCGATCGGCTCCTCTGCGGCACGACGTCGATGTCGTCGTGCTTTGAGGCCCTCGCCCGGGTCAGGTGGGGCCGCGACGAGGAAGACGTTCCGCTGCCGCAGGCCGACCTGGCGATGCTCGTCGGCGGGGAGGGCGGGGTGCCGCTGTGCTACCGCAGGGTGGCGGGCACCATGGCGGACGTGCCTGCAGTGGGGGCGCTGATCCGCGACATGGGGCCGTCCCTCGCCGGCGAGGTGCGCCTCGTGATGGACCGCAGGTTCTGGTCGGCCGCCAACGTCAACGCGATGATGGAGGGCACCTCAAGTTCCTGATGGGCGTGCCGACGTCGCTGGGGCTGTACGCGGACGCGGTCGACGGTCATGGGACCGAGCCCAGGACCAGGAGGAACCTCGACCCCTCCACCGGGCTCTACGGCATGCGGCTCGCCCACGGGTGGGGCTACGGGGAGGCCCGGCCGCGCGGGGGCGACGTCGCCGGGGCGAGGCGCCGCGGCTACACCTGCCTGTTCTTCGACGCCCCCAGGGCTGCCGAGGCGGAGCGGCGGCTCGCGGGCCTGCTGCGCGAGCTGGCCTCAGAGCTGGCGGCGGGCAACCGCGTCGAGTCACACGAGCGTTACTACGACCGGTACTTCGAGGTGAGGAGCGGGAGGCCCGTCGGCAGGGACGCGGCCATCGCGGCGGCCGCGGCCCGCGCGGGGTACTTTGCGCTGTTCTCCAACGAGGCCATGGGACCCTTCGAGGCGCTTGCCATCTACCGTGACGGGGACGCCATCGAGAGGCGCCTCGGCGACGCCAGGTCCCTGCTCGGCTCTCGCACGCCGCCCGCGCCTGCCGAGGACACGCTCGCGGGGAGGCTGTTCGTGGCGTTCGTCGCGCTCGTGCTCGCCGCCTGGCTGCGCCGCCGCATGCGCGAGACGGGGCTCGACGACGACCACACCCTGGAGGGCCTGCTCGACGAGGTTGAGGCCATCGAGCGGCACGCGCGCGAAGGCCACAGGCCTAGGGTGCTGGGGGTCACCCCAGGCAGAGGGCCGTGCTCGAGCGCCTGGGCTACGATCCTCCCGCCGCGCCATGAGTCTTTGGGAATGTGGGAGCCTTGGGCCATCTGTCACCTGCCTTGTCGACGCGAAAGGGATAGACGCGCCAGTTGATGTAGCCCTGCATGCTGCCCATGGGCATCCCCGCGAAGCGCCGGAGACATCCCTTGGGCCATGAGCAGAGGCTGTTGACGGGCGCGCCATCTTCTTCCAGTACTCGGGATCACGGACGTCGTGACTTATGGGGCTCGGAAGCAGCTCCAGCATCCCCCACCAGGCCGTTGCGGGCGCGCCTCCTGTCACGCGCGATAGTGGCGCCTCTGGCTACGTGGCGCTCGGTGATGGCCGCCTCCAGCTGGCGGATCTCCGAGTCTTCGGCCTCGGCGACACAGGGGTGACCGAGCGCCACGTGCGGGAGGGCCACCGCCCCCACGTGTGCGAGGTCACCGGGAGGCAGCGTGACATCTTCGACAGATTGGGCTACGGGTTGTCGGCCACGTCATAACCCTCCGGGAATTTGGGTTGTTTGAGGCTGGTACGAGCTCGCTATGTTGCCATCTGCCGGTAGTCGGTCATTTCATTACCGCTGACAGGAAAAACCAGCGATTCTCTAGATTACATAGCGTACAGTCAGATACGTGCTGAAGCTGAGACGCGTGGGCGTGAACGTGCCTGCAGACCTTGAGGCAGGTCTCCCACGGACGGAGGAAGAGATGGGTACGATGCAGCTGGCAGTCAAGAGAATGTTTCTGTGGGAGGCCTCTAAGTTACGACGTCTTCCTCTCCTGCCTGCGGTGCTGACAGCCGTCTGTCTGACGCTCGCCCTTGCGCTGAGTGCAACCCCCGCGCGGGCCGAGGTGAAGACGGGTACCATCGGCAAGGGTTGCTCCTACACGCTTGATGACTCCGGCAAGCTCACCATCTACCCCACGGACGGCGTGTCGGGGGAGATGGCCGATCCCTACAGCGCTGTCAACTATCGGGACGTCAGGTCGGTAGTCATCGAGAGGGGCGTCTCGGCGCCCGAGGACTCCTATGACCTTTTCAGGGGCTTGGGGCTGATGGAGTCCATTGACCTCTCCGGTCTCGACACCTCGAGGGTCACGGACATGGGGTGGATGTTCTACGGCTGCTCCTCCCTCGTCTCCGTAGACCTCTCCGGCTGGGACACATCACAGGTCACGAACATGTCACGCATGTTCCGCAGATGTTCGTCGCTCAAGGCGCTCGACCTCTCCGGTTGGGACACCTCGAGCGTCGTGCGCATGGATGAAATGTTCTCCCGCTGCTCCTCGCTCGCCTCCCTCGACCTCTCCGGTTGGGACACCTCGAGCGTCGTGCGCATGGATGAAATGTTCTTCGACTGCTCCTCGCTCGCCTCCCTCGACCTCTCGCACCTCGACATGTCGCGGGTGACGG
The DNA window shown above is from Olsenella sp. oral taxon 807 and carries:
- a CDS encoding DUF192 domain-containing protein → MSLRRATLGTRSLVIETADTFLTRFKGLMGRRELAPTHALFLKGCSSVHMFFMKFSLDIAYLDKDFRLLYVETLRPWQIGSLVKGCAHVLELNAEELSPSWRPRELLSLGDTAFDER
- a CDS encoding TadE/TadG family type IV pilus assembly protein, which translates into the protein MRRLRFLRSVIAEEDGQEIVEFALIVTLLIVLLAVPIDIFRYVNTRMILNDAATDAVSSLNNDSIEHNTCESDVLKSVQKSYGSRLTDVKVDKINVQSIETKDPYTYHVFNSDKQNKTQYSDQFDPRDSNYYYKEVSLTLSCTENAITPFGGMFFGGSMSWTIKSDPVTCNVYTAGYKK
- a CDS encoding TadE family protein, which produces MIEILRRRWADTAKRRTSGQALVEFVLVFPLFITILFAIIDFGWMAYQKAAFDYSRIHTSWDYAGLDVGNPSSTTFNWSYEKTGPTESSNTYDDTRVQTAVMESIKKAPSIGFDTHELTVTNAKVTISNVPSESTVPDRKGGATKATRVTRQARLEATVKYNVKPIIGLLIQPVEVTENIDVTHVVGDQTRTY
- a CDS encoding Tad domain-containing protein, with amino-acid sequence MFKQVHVLRSTAIGADGAPEDGESGNILVMFACSLIVLIFFIGLTVDVSMILWQKGQLVNDAQLIKNNRFVYQDSVRYADNPGEEFEKRALKTLQLNGYEGDGKIYFYEYSQKKEERKVKVRVELNKKANTYFFQVFGVKSIPISTSIDFEDTYGDYREKPSDPTKPENRVWHPKKSASEYNGTYEFNSTSASTGRTSEHLPSDF
- a CDS encoding Spy0128 family protein, whose product is MAPTKAEAKRLNVKLEITNLDEHPEIKDTTFHYVCSFFRWNDWVTSGWRLSDSTGNWTWSNYKQDNNPDKEWVAGPNDRPDGYWHNLDLKPGQTQSVDARDASCFYFYPVISPFSPRTDPALSLVDLQPAGNTWWISYNDRGYGPRSIVPFNFGGFPSDNDGTIILRMRYTPGLPKPPAPKFNLALKNQKQIDWLGDNKPNSDTTYKGINDYRLYLTSKTVDNTDYGTEKKKNIIFAIDISQSMRYEFNGVDKGQDTRWQSVKSAVDRLINGLGDDANNRFSIVTFSSDDWYSARFHGEGTYIRKYGNTSLMTAAQARSVAAGLTHAQSGGTDYSSAFRRIDECCQNPNDGWENIVLFITDGEPTSVPKDELRNLMGATAQAVIATAYTREAAKEHLGQVKSFFSIFVGTNQGTAAVLSMITQATNIAQNEKGSVQASNDKEMQDLINLLTRRIKKPDIGVAIKDQLSQYVDFYPGSQKVVATEKGGSPRTLSLSEYSFEYDGVTKTVTAKINKPATKDTTYVLSFDVHSNQTALDEWRSNPGYPDTGDLETDYADNKSSSGKEGFFSNAKAVGQITFDLGAGEQSVDYPFPKPVVQVFDNNNKGGIIKGHVTLFNQQLDAGKFTFGLYDCDDSADHNIKERHKFIDAGGLPVDVKNQSTDKDNGWFSFPTINYKEEGTYWYKIKQESIPGDLDGDQISASTKIKYDTHEALVKVMVTKEDGSFVARVEYDPKDYPDDASEEDKAAYFYNTYGVQGTYQ